The following coding sequences lie in one Labrus bergylta chromosome 13, fLabBer1.1, whole genome shotgun sequence genomic window:
- the il10rb gene encoding interleukin-10 receptor subunit beta isoform X1, translated as MKSCQCYLFRPPSIMSISSWVCLLPLIFYTCLAVGAKPASPQNVNVLSLNTNYTLTWDWDHNSSDALPVSFTTEYIPNRRFKLSSKRVVVWNMACEESPRRSCDLTPLDLHYLSIFILRVRANVNGSHSDWVQKKFCPDTDAAVGPPSKVDLGPAGGHLDVFISDPLTSANISMREELQELYYHILYWEKSEDTQDLRSRSLNSSVNMVTLPNLKSWTWYCVSIQTRYDFYNKFSSFTNPICMQTQGTLPWWQIVLYFLASLLVFFVLMLLILCGSFWCYRIVKLTLYPPIHLPKHFQEYLQDSPSSDVPRLLTPDSESELLCEVTVCPEPLVLEVHQPPPEDLEEPHPDLEPDIRHSRQDSGGSNDSGIYSTGGSSGLRPCPSLSHEGGRTSCQDIYDPQQVKMKDMTPGIRSQLIIDEGVLDMSV; from the exons ATGAAGAGCTGTCAGTGTTATTTGTTTAGACCCCCCTCCATCATGTCGATCTCATCGTGGGTCTGTCTGCTGCCCCTGATCTTCTACACCTGCTTAG CAGTGGGAGCAAAGCCGGCATCTCCTCAGAATGTCAATGTCCTGAGTCTGAACACAAACTACACTCTGACCTGGGACTGGGACCACAACTCTTCAGACGCTCTCCCCGTCTCCTTCACCACAGAATACATCCC AAACAGGAGGTTCAAACTGAGCTCAAAGAGGGTGGTTGTGTGGAACATGGCGTGTGAGGAGTCACCACGCAGGTCATGTGACCTGACACCGTTGGACCTGCACTACCTGAGCATCTTCATCCTGAGAGTCCGAGCCAACGTGAACGGGAGTCACTCAGACTGGGTGCAGAAGAAGTTCTGCCCCGATACAGAtg CTGCTGTGGGTCCTCCGTCCAAAGTTGATCTAGGTCCTGCAGGAGGACACCTGGATGTCTTCATATCTGACCCTCTAACCAGTGCCAACATCTCCATGAGGGAAGAGCTGCAAGAGCTGTACTACCACATCCTGTACTGGGAGAaatctgaggacacacag GATTTGAGGAGTCGCTCTTTAAACAGCAGCGTGAATATGGTGACCCTGCCTAACCTAAAGTCCTGGACCTGGTACTGTGTGAGCATCCAGACCCGCTACGACTTCTACAACAAGTTCAGCAGCTTCACCAACCCGATCTGCATGCAGACTCAAG GGACCCTCCCCTGGTGGCAGATCGTCCTGTACTTTCTGGCCTCTCTTCTGGTCTTCTTTGTCCTCATGCTGTTGATTCTCTGCGGTTCCTTCTGGTGCTACAGGATCGTGAAGTTGACACTTTACCCGCCCATCCACCTGCCCAAACACTTCCAAGAG TATCTCCAAGACTCCCCCAGCTCTGATGTCCCCCGCCTCCTCACCCCGGACTCTGAGTCAGAGCTCCTGTGTGAGGTGACTGTCTGCCCAGAGCCCCTGGTCCTGGAGGTCCACCAACCACCCCCTGAGGATCTGGAGGAGCCCCACCCAGACCTGGAGCCCGACATCAG ACACAGTCGACAGGACAGCGGCGGGAGCAACGACTCAGGAATTTACTCCACAGGAGGCAGCTCCGGTCTGAGGCCATGCCCCTCACTGTCCCATGAGGGGGGCCGAACCTCCTGTCAGGACATTTATGACCCCCAGCAGGTAAAAATGAAGGACATGACCCCGGGGATCAGGAGTCAGCTGATCATAGACGAGGGCGTTCTCGACATGAGTGTGTGA
- the il10rb gene encoding interleukin-10 receptor subunit beta isoform X3, producing the protein MKSCQCYLFRPPSIMSISSWVCLLPLIFYTCLAVGAKPASPQNVNVLSLNTNYTLTWDWDHNSSDALPVSFTTEYIPRFKLSSKRVVVWNMACEESPRRSCDLTPLDLHYLSIFILRVRANVNGSHSDWVQKKFCPDTDAAVGPPSKVDLGPAGGHLDVFISDPLTSANISMREELQELYYHILYWEKSEDTQDLRSRSLNSSVNMVTLPNLKSWTWYCVSIQTRYDFYNKFSSFTNPICMQTQGTLPWWQIVLYFLASLLVFFVLMLLILCGSFWCYRIVKLTLYPPIHLPKHFQEYLQDSPSSDVPRLLTPDSESELLCEVTVCPEPLVLEVHQPPPEDLEEPHPDLEPDIRHSRQDSGGSNDSGIYSTGGSSGLRPCPSLSHEGGRTSCQDIYDPQQVKMKDMTPGIRSQLIIDEGVLDMSV; encoded by the exons ATGAAGAGCTGTCAGTGTTATTTGTTTAGACCCCCCTCCATCATGTCGATCTCATCGTGGGTCTGTCTGCTGCCCCTGATCTTCTACACCTGCTTAG CAGTGGGAGCAAAGCCGGCATCTCCTCAGAATGTCAATGTCCTGAGTCTGAACACAAACTACACTCTGACCTGGGACTGGGACCACAACTCTTCAGACGCTCTCCCCGTCTCCTTCACCACAGAATACATCCC GAGGTTCAAACTGAGCTCAAAGAGGGTGGTTGTGTGGAACATGGCGTGTGAGGAGTCACCACGCAGGTCATGTGACCTGACACCGTTGGACCTGCACTACCTGAGCATCTTCATCCTGAGAGTCCGAGCCAACGTGAACGGGAGTCACTCAGACTGGGTGCAGAAGAAGTTCTGCCCCGATACAGAtg CTGCTGTGGGTCCTCCGTCCAAAGTTGATCTAGGTCCTGCAGGAGGACACCTGGATGTCTTCATATCTGACCCTCTAACCAGTGCCAACATCTCCATGAGGGAAGAGCTGCAAGAGCTGTACTACCACATCCTGTACTGGGAGAaatctgaggacacacag GATTTGAGGAGTCGCTCTTTAAACAGCAGCGTGAATATGGTGACCCTGCCTAACCTAAAGTCCTGGACCTGGTACTGTGTGAGCATCCAGACCCGCTACGACTTCTACAACAAGTTCAGCAGCTTCACCAACCCGATCTGCATGCAGACTCAAG GGACCCTCCCCTGGTGGCAGATCGTCCTGTACTTTCTGGCCTCTCTTCTGGTCTTCTTTGTCCTCATGCTGTTGATTCTCTGCGGTTCCTTCTGGTGCTACAGGATCGTGAAGTTGACACTTTACCCGCCCATCCACCTGCCCAAACACTTCCAAGAG TATCTCCAAGACTCCCCCAGCTCTGATGTCCCCCGCCTCCTCACCCCGGACTCTGAGTCAGAGCTCCTGTGTGAGGTGACTGTCTGCCCAGAGCCCCTGGTCCTGGAGGTCCACCAACCACCCCCTGAGGATCTGGAGGAGCCCCACCCAGACCTGGAGCCCGACATCAG ACACAGTCGACAGGACAGCGGCGGGAGCAACGACTCAGGAATTTACTCCACAGGAGGCAGCTCCGGTCTGAGGCCATGCCCCTCACTGTCCCATGAGGGGGGCCGAACCTCCTGTCAGGACATTTATGACCCCCAGCAGGTAAAAATGAAGGACATGACCCCGGGGATCAGGAGTCAGCTGATCATAGACGAGGGCGTTCTCGACATGAGTGTGTGA
- the il10rb gene encoding interleukin-10 receptor subunit beta isoform X2: MKSCQCYLFRPPSIMSISSWVCLLPLIFYTCLVGAKPASPQNVNVLSLNTNYTLTWDWDHNSSDALPVSFTTEYIPNRRFKLSSKRVVVWNMACEESPRRSCDLTPLDLHYLSIFILRVRANVNGSHSDWVQKKFCPDTDAAVGPPSKVDLGPAGGHLDVFISDPLTSANISMREELQELYYHILYWEKSEDTQDLRSRSLNSSVNMVTLPNLKSWTWYCVSIQTRYDFYNKFSSFTNPICMQTQGTLPWWQIVLYFLASLLVFFVLMLLILCGSFWCYRIVKLTLYPPIHLPKHFQEYLQDSPSSDVPRLLTPDSESELLCEVTVCPEPLVLEVHQPPPEDLEEPHPDLEPDIRHSRQDSGGSNDSGIYSTGGSSGLRPCPSLSHEGGRTSCQDIYDPQQVKMKDMTPGIRSQLIIDEGVLDMSV; this comes from the exons ATGAAGAGCTGTCAGTGTTATTTGTTTAGACCCCCCTCCATCATGTCGATCTCATCGTGGGTCTGTCTGCTGCCCCTGATCTTCTACACCTGCTTAG TGGGAGCAAAGCCGGCATCTCCTCAGAATGTCAATGTCCTGAGTCTGAACACAAACTACACTCTGACCTGGGACTGGGACCACAACTCTTCAGACGCTCTCCCCGTCTCCTTCACCACAGAATACATCCC AAACAGGAGGTTCAAACTGAGCTCAAAGAGGGTGGTTGTGTGGAACATGGCGTGTGAGGAGTCACCACGCAGGTCATGTGACCTGACACCGTTGGACCTGCACTACCTGAGCATCTTCATCCTGAGAGTCCGAGCCAACGTGAACGGGAGTCACTCAGACTGGGTGCAGAAGAAGTTCTGCCCCGATACAGAtg CTGCTGTGGGTCCTCCGTCCAAAGTTGATCTAGGTCCTGCAGGAGGACACCTGGATGTCTTCATATCTGACCCTCTAACCAGTGCCAACATCTCCATGAGGGAAGAGCTGCAAGAGCTGTACTACCACATCCTGTACTGGGAGAaatctgaggacacacag GATTTGAGGAGTCGCTCTTTAAACAGCAGCGTGAATATGGTGACCCTGCCTAACCTAAAGTCCTGGACCTGGTACTGTGTGAGCATCCAGACCCGCTACGACTTCTACAACAAGTTCAGCAGCTTCACCAACCCGATCTGCATGCAGACTCAAG GGACCCTCCCCTGGTGGCAGATCGTCCTGTACTTTCTGGCCTCTCTTCTGGTCTTCTTTGTCCTCATGCTGTTGATTCTCTGCGGTTCCTTCTGGTGCTACAGGATCGTGAAGTTGACACTTTACCCGCCCATCCACCTGCCCAAACACTTCCAAGAG TATCTCCAAGACTCCCCCAGCTCTGATGTCCCCCGCCTCCTCACCCCGGACTCTGAGTCAGAGCTCCTGTGTGAGGTGACTGTCTGCCCAGAGCCCCTGGTCCTGGAGGTCCACCAACCACCCCCTGAGGATCTGGAGGAGCCCCACCCAGACCTGGAGCCCGACATCAG ACACAGTCGACAGGACAGCGGCGGGAGCAACGACTCAGGAATTTACTCCACAGGAGGCAGCTCCGGTCTGAGGCCATGCCCCTCACTGTCCCATGAGGGGGGCCGAACCTCCTGTCAGGACATTTATGACCCCCAGCAGGTAAAAATGAAGGACATGACCCCGGGGATCAGGAGTCAGCTGATCATAGACGAGGGCGTTCTCGACATGAGTGTGTGA